The segment TTTGCGCGCGATACGTACACCCATGGTGGTGCCATAAAACTCATGCAGCGCTTCAACGTGCCCGTGAAGCACCTGGTGGCGTTCCGCAAGGCTTGGCAGTGCCATCCGCTCTCCATGCTGGAGGTAGTGGCTGATCTGTTGAAAGATCCATGGGTTGCCCTGCGCAGCACGGCCCACCATCACGGCATCAGCGCCGGTATAAGCAAGTACCTCGGCGGCTTTTTCCGGGCTTGTTATGTCGCCGTTGGCAATCACGGGTATCGCTAGGTGAGATTTGATCTCAGCAATCGTGTCGTACTCTGCCTGACCAGTATAGCGCTGCTGGCGATGACGGCCATGTATCGCTAACGATTGAATGCCGGCTGACTCGGCGAGCCTGGCAATGCGCAGGGCGTTATTGGATTCGGCACACCAGCCCGTGCGGATTTTCAGCGTTACGGGTATATCAACCGCTGCCACTACTGCATCGAGAATTTCGGCCACCAGGGCTTCGTCACGAAGGAGCGCCGACCCTGCCGCTTTGTTACAGACTTTTTTAGCCGGGCAGCCCATATTGATATCGATAATCTGGGCGCCCAGATCGGCA is part of the Halomonas alkaliantarctica genome and harbors:
- the dusB gene encoding tRNA dihydrouridine synthase DusB, whose translation is MTLTTLPASIGPFALPNRVMLAPMAGVTDRPFRQLCRRLGAGWVVGEMVTSDPSLWHTRKSQLRMDHRGEPDPRVVQIAGGDAEMLAQAARLNADLGAQIIDINMGCPAKKVCNKAAGSALLRDEALVAEILDAVVAAVDIPVTLKIRTGWCAESNNALRIARLAESAGIQSLAIHGRHRQQRYTGQAEYDTIAEIKSHLAIPVIANGDITSPEKAAEVLAYTGADAVMVGRAAQGNPWIFQQISHYLQHGERMALPSLAERHQVLHGHVEALHEFYGTTMGVRIARKHVGWYLSDDQRFTPPQQRALKQQFNALASPETQFDWINDAMAPGAASRLLAKGSHAA